The Helicobacter ibis DNA segment TTAGAGCATTTTGAGTTCTTTGTATATTATCATTTATGGCTTTAGCCATAGAACCAAATTCATCATTAGATGTTATATCTTTACTTAATGAAACATTTTTAGTTTCATGATTAACATACTTAAAAAAATCAAATAATGTATTTTGCAATCTAAATAATCTATCACTTATTCCATATTTAACATAAAAATAAATTATGATTATAACCGCTAATAATATGGCAACAGATACAATTAATATAGTATATACTAGATCATACAAAGGTTTGGAAACAGAAGTTTCTGGTGCTATTATAACCATGCTCCAATATTGAGAAGAATTCCCCCATAGATCAAAATTAAAAAGTTGTGCTATGTTCTTTTCTCCAGTACTAGCTGGAACGAATGTAAATATTCCATTTTCTTTATTTTTTTGCATCTCTACTATTTTGCTAGAACTAGGATGAGGATTTACTTCTGATATTATTTTTCCAATAAATTCTGACTTTGGACTTGAGGCAATTAAACCATTGTCTGCTATCAATAATCTTTGGTCATTTTTATACAAAGATTTTGAAGGATGATTTAACTCATCTCTTAGTAAATCTATTCTAACAACAACACCTACAAATCCTATTACTTTGTCTTTGTTATCAAAAAGTGGTACTGTTACGGTATAACCAACTACTGTATCGCCAGAAATGCGTATATCTCCTGGGGTTCCAGCACTTTCTTGCTTATCTTGTAAAGCTCTCTTGGCAGAATTCCAACTCAATATAGCAGGTTCTGCATTTACAGCTTTCACTCCACCTTTAGAAGTAGGGTTAGCATCTGAAAGAACCATAATAAAATCGCCATTTTTTGTATAATAAAGTGGATTGCCATCAGAGTATTGATTTCTATCAACCATATGTATGTAACCATAAGAAGTCCAAGAGTTAGTATCTAACACATTTTCTAAGAACATTCTTAAATCTTCAATATCGACTTTACCGTGGAGTTGATACATTCCTTTTACATTGCCTTGTAATGAAATTAGACCAGAATAAACATTTTGCGAAATAGCTTGTATTCCATTTGCATACCTATTGCTAGCCGAATTTAGCAATTTTTCAGCTTCTAATTCTAATGTATTCGAAGTTCTAAAGATAACAAATCCAACTAATATGGAAATACCAAAAATTATAGATAAGCTAACTATGGCTATAATTTTTGTGCCCAAACTAAAATTCCTAAACAT contains these protein-coding regions:
- a CDS encoding cache domain-containing protein, which translates into the protein MFRNFSLGTKIIAIVSLSIIFGISILVGFVIFRTSNTLELEAEKLLNSASNRYANGIQAISQNVYSGLISLQGNVKGMYQLHGKVDIEDLRMFLENVLDTNSWTSYGYIHMVDRNQYSDGNPLYYTKNGDFIMVLSDANPTSKGGVKAVNAEPAILSWNSAKRALQDKQESAGTPGDIRISGDTVVGYTVTVPLFDNKDKVIGFVGVVVRIDLLRDELNHPSKSLYKNDQRLLIADNGLIASSPKSEFIGKIISEVNPHPSSSKIVEMQKNKENGIFTFVPASTGEKNIAQLFNFDLWGNSSQYWSMVIIAPETSVSKPLYDLVYTILIVSVAILLAVIIIIYFYVKYGISDRLFRLQNTLFDFFKYVNHETKNVSLSKDITSNDEFGSMAKAINDNIQRTQNAL